Proteins encoded within one genomic window of Hypomesus transpacificus isolate Combined female unplaced genomic scaffold, fHypTra1 scaffold_42, whole genome shotgun sequence:
- the epgn gene encoding probetacellulin — MCLKSIKAQSGISPSRCTRGPGKQTKPSGVEGLPDYYNRNMQKAMSWLTAILILAATAVQSSDPSGNLTQQTPHLHVSAPTHTGNGSMEEPRVLRMSRPCRDEHTGYCKNGQCMYPQDSDEPSCMCEPPYVGDRCMFVYIVNPSQSDSTIEGLIGIILGVAFLLCFLGIAVYCCLRKRCKTSSPPYKPYGSENSV, encoded by the exons ATGTGTCTAAAGAGTATAAAAGCCCAGAGCGGGATCAGCCCCTCACGCTGCACCAGAGGACCAGGCAAACAGACCAAACCGTCAGGCGTTGAAGGACTACCAGACTACTATAACAGAAACATGCAGAAAG CCATGTCCTGGTTGACGGCCATACTGATTCTCGCAGCCACAGCGGTCCAATCATCTGATCCCTCCGGCAACCTCACGCAGCAGACACCACACCTGCACGTCTCCGcacccacgcacacaggcaATG GGAGCATGGAAGAGCCACGAGTTCTGAGAATGTCCAGGCCTTGTCGGGATGAACACACAGGGTACTGTAAGAATGGACAGTGCATGTACCCACAAGACAGCGACGAGCCGTCCTGCAT GTGTGAGCCCCCCTACGTGGGAGACCGCTGCATGTTTGTTTACATCGTGAATCCCTCCCAGTCTGACTCCACCATCGAGGGGCTGATCGGAATCATTCTTGGCGTGGCTTTCCTCCTGTGCTTCCTGGGGATCGCTGTCTACTGCTGCCTCAGGAAACG
- the mthfd2l gene encoding probable bifunctional methylenetetrahydrofolate dehydrogenase/cyclohydrolase 2 isoform X2: MAASVSPLLRYSFRIRYGSSLNHPCCRVRLQMHRKCDYQRRHFHPSGSRHAAVVLSGTELARQIHREIQREVEELVAQGNMRPHLGVVLVGDDPASRTYVRNKTRAASVLGISSDTVLRPSSVSQDELLELIDKMNRDWKISGLLVQLPLPGHINERAVCNAIAPEKDVDGFHIVNIGKLCLDQRAMVPATPAAVWEILHRAGIETVGKNVLVAGRSKNVGMPIAMLLHSDRTHERPGGDATVTMAHRCTPRERLRELASLADILIAAAGVPGLITADMVKEGAAVIDVGINRVRDPATGKLRLVGDVDFEGVKEKAGFITPVPGGVGPVTVDD; the protein is encoded by the exons ATGGCCGCCTCTGTTTCACCGCTACTACGCTACTCCTTCCGTATCCGTTATGGTTCATCACTAAACCATCCATGCTGTCGTGTCAGATTGCAAATGCACAGAAAATGCGACTACCAGCGAAGACATTTTCATCCGTCAGGAAGCAG ACATGCAGCTGTGGTGCTCTCGGGGACAGAACTTGCTCGGCAGATCCACAGAGAGATCCAacgagaggtggaggagctggtcgCCCAGGGCAACATGAGGCCTCACCtgggggtggtgctggtgggggaCGACCCCGCCAGCCGCACCTACGTCCGGAACAAGACCAGAGCTGCCAGCGTTCTGG GTATTTCCAGTGACACGGTGCTGAGGCCCAGCTCTGTCTCTCAGGATGAGCTGCTGGAGCTGATTGACAAAATGAACCGAGACTGGAAGATCAGCGGCCTGTTGGTGCAGCTGCCCCTGCCAG GTCACATCAACGAGAGGGCGGTGTGCAACGCCATCGCCCCAGAGAAGGACGTAGACGGCTTCCACATCGTGAACATTGGGAAGCTGTGCCTGGACCAGCGTGCCATGGTGCCGGCCACCCCCGCAGCCGTGTGGGAGATCCTCCACAGAGCCG GCATAGAGACCGTGGGGAAGAATGTGCTGGTGGCCGGACGCTCCAAGAATGTGGGGATGCCCATCGCTATGCTGCTCCACTCTGACCGTACTCACGAGAGACCTGGAG GTGACGCCACGGTAACCATGGCTCACAGGTGCACtcccagagagaggctgagagaacTGGCCAGCCTGGCGGACATCCTGATTGCAGCCGCAG GAGTCCCAGGGTTGATCACAGCAGACATGGTGAAGGAGGGAGCGGCCGTTATAGACGTTGGGATTAACCGTGTCCGGGACCCCGCCACCGGGAAGCTGCGTCTGGTGGGGGACGTGGACTTTGAGG GTGTGAAGGAGAAGGCAGGGTTCATCACCCCTGTTCCTGGAGGGGTGGGGCCTGTGACAGTGG ATGACTGA
- the mthfd2l gene encoding probable bifunctional methylenetetrahydrofolate dehydrogenase/cyclohydrolase 2 isoform X1: protein MAASVSPLLRYSFRIRYGSSLNHPCCRVRLQMHRKCDYQRRHFHPSGSRHAAVVLSGTELARQIHREIQREVEELVAQGNMRPHLGVVLVGDDPASRTYVRNKTRAASVLGISSDTVLRPSSVSQDELLELIDKMNRDWKISGLLVQLPLPGHINERAVCNAIAPEKDVDGFHIVNIGKLCLDQRAMVPATPAAVWEILHRAGIETVGKNVLVAGRSKNVGMPIAMLLHSDRTHERPGGDATVTMAHRCTPRERLRELASLADILIAAAGVPGLITADMVKEGAAVIDVGINRVRDPATGKLRLVGDVDFEGVKEKAGFITPVPGGVGPVTVAMLMRNTVTAARNALTH, encoded by the exons ATGGCCGCCTCTGTTTCACCGCTACTACGCTACTCCTTCCGTATCCGTTATGGTTCATCACTAAACCATCCATGCTGTCGTGTCAGATTGCAAATGCACAGAAAATGCGACTACCAGCGAAGACATTTTCATCCGTCAGGAAGCAG ACATGCAGCTGTGGTGCTCTCGGGGACAGAACTTGCTCGGCAGATCCACAGAGAGATCCAacgagaggtggaggagctggtcgCCCAGGGCAACATGAGGCCTCACCtgggggtggtgctggtgggggaCGACCCCGCCAGCCGCACCTACGTCCGGAACAAGACCAGAGCTGCCAGCGTTCTGG GTATTTCCAGTGACACGGTGCTGAGGCCCAGCTCTGTCTCTCAGGATGAGCTGCTGGAGCTGATTGACAAAATGAACCGAGACTGGAAGATCAGCGGCCTGTTGGTGCAGCTGCCCCTGCCAG GTCACATCAACGAGAGGGCGGTGTGCAACGCCATCGCCCCAGAGAAGGACGTAGACGGCTTCCACATCGTGAACATTGGGAAGCTGTGCCTGGACCAGCGTGCCATGGTGCCGGCCACCCCCGCAGCCGTGTGGGAGATCCTCCACAGAGCCG GCATAGAGACCGTGGGGAAGAATGTGCTGGTGGCCGGACGCTCCAAGAATGTGGGGATGCCCATCGCTATGCTGCTCCACTCTGACCGTACTCACGAGAGACCTGGAG GTGACGCCACGGTAACCATGGCTCACAGGTGCACtcccagagagaggctgagagaacTGGCCAGCCTGGCGGACATCCTGATTGCAGCCGCAG GAGTCCCAGGGTTGATCACAGCAGACATGGTGAAGGAGGGAGCGGCCGTTATAGACGTTGGGATTAACCGTGTCCGGGACCCCGCCACCGGGAAGCTGCGTCTGGTGGGGGACGTGGACTTTGAGG GTGTGAAGGAGAAGGCAGGGTTCATCACCCCTGTTCCTGGAGGGGTGGGGCCTGTGACAGTGGCTATGCTAATGAGGAATACTGTCACTGCTGCCAGAAATGCCCTGACACACTGA